A window from Citrus sinensis cultivar Valencia sweet orange chromosome 3, DVS_A1.0, whole genome shotgun sequence encodes these proteins:
- the LOC102630143 gene encoding growth-regulating factor 7-like isoform X1 — MQESSSCSRSCSCTTSTSSSSSSAVNYDINNNNNYQSPQLLLSSSSTSCEILTAGGGASGCGGSILCNASNQVACMSDIYDVVGAASRSGTNSAAAVLASKSLSPPSITDSFFHFNSSASASASGEMAAAAAAVNLRLAFTAAQLQELERQTLIYKYMMASAPIPHELLLPITKSPSTSRVLPSCQPNMVQGSMELRLLSNNSSSDPEPWRCRRTDGKKWRCSRDVAPEQKYCERHSHKSRPRSRKPVELPAHRGHNSSLHQSVHNSTLNKSYPKYMASSIALSEQQEQPRSLEWFMKGETMPVASNSNQEWLQNTSKYGGHHHHHKEHLINSNNLSGDDLAFDAQRLHDQYSLLLSPKMVSHHAQQTQETRHFIDAWSLGLGGENMADEDGMGSTSNCFVSSNEKLPLSSLTLSMSGGNETIERNENALMASLGTMGSERENAGALRPHWMNHVSGMGSPPGGPLAEVLCLGTASSVKSDSNAASPHGCSTSTTTSS; from the exons ATGCAAGAAAGCTCATCATGTTCACGTTCATGTTCCTGTACTACTAGTactagtagtagtagtagtagtgctgttaattatgatattaacaataataataattatcaatctCCTCAGTTATtgttatcttcttcttcaacttcttgTGAAATATTAACTGCTGGTGGTGGTGCTAGTGGTTGTGGTGGGTCCATATTATGTAACGCAAGCAATCAGGTTGCTTGTATGAGCGATATATACGATGTTGTCGGTGCTGCTTCTAGATCTGGTACCAACAGTGCAGCAGCAGTACTGGCGTCGAAGTCTTTAAGCCCTCCTTCTATTACTGATTCTTTCTTTCACTTTAATTCCTCAGCCTCAGCCTCAGCCTCAG GAGAAatggcagcagcagcagcagctgtGAATTTGAGATTAGCGTTTACTGCTGCTCAGTTGCAAGAACTGGAGAGACAGACATTGATATACAAGTACATGATGGCTTCTGCTCCCATTCCTCATGAACTTCTCTTACCCATAACCAAAAGCCCTTCAACTTCGAGGGTTCTTCCTTCCTGTCAACCAAATA TGGTGCAAGGGTCAATGGAATTAAGATTGTTGAGCAATAATAGCAGCTCGGATCCAGAGCCATGGAGGTGTAGAAGAACAGACGGAAAGAAATGGAGGTGCTCTAGAGATGTGGCTCCTGAACAGAAATATTGTGAGCGCCACTCTCATAAGAGCCGTCCCCGTTCAAGAAAGCCTGTGGAATTACCAGCCCACCGAGGCCACAACAGCAGCCTTCATCAAAGTGTCCACAACAGTACCCTCAACAAGTCTTATCCAAAGTACATGGCCTCTTCTATTGCATTAAGTGAACAACAAGAACAACCAAG AAGCTTGGAATGGTTCATGAAAGGGGAGACAATGCCTGTTGCTAGTAATTCCAACCAAGAATGGCTCCAAAACACCAGCAAATACGGTggccatcatcatcatcataaagAACATCTCATCAACTCAAATAATTTGAGTGGTGATGATCTTGCTTTTGACGCTCAGCGGCTACATGACCAATACTCTTTGTTACTTAGCCCCAAAATGGTTTCCCACCATGCACAGCAAACACAGGAGACTAGGCACTTCATCGATGCTTGGTCGCTTGGACTTGGAGGGGAAAATATGGCCGATGAGGACGGAATGGGCAGCACCAGCAATTGCTTTGTTTCCTCGAATGAGAAGCTGCCACTCTCTTCCCTTACATTGTCAATGTCTGGTGGAAATGAAACTATTGAGAGAAACGAAAATGCTTTGATGGCCAGTCTCGGAACCATGGGATCAGAAAGAGAAAATGCTGGGGCTTTGAGACCCCACTGGATGAACCACGTTTCAGGAATGGGTTCACCACCTGGTGGACCATTGGCTGAAGTATTGTGCCTTGGTACTGCAAGCAGTGTTAAATCAGATTCGAATGCTGCATCTCCTCACGGCTGCAGCACTAGCACCACTACTAGCAGCTAA
- the LOC102630143 gene encoding growth-regulating factor 7-like isoform X2 — protein MQESSSCSRSCSCTTSTSSSSSSAVNYDINNNNNYQSPQLLLSSSSTSCEILTAGGGASGCGGSILCNASNQVACMSDIYDVVGAASRSGTNSAAAVLASKSLSPPSITDSFFHFNSSASASASGEMAAAAAAVNLRLAFTAAQLQELERQTLIYKYMMASAPIPHELLLPITKSPSTSRVLPSCQPNMVQGSMELRLLSNNSSSDPEPWRCRRTDGKKWRCSRDVAPEQKYCERHSHKSRPRSRKPVELPAHRGHNSSLHQSVHNSTLNKSYPKYMASSIALSEQQEQPSLEWFMKGETMPVASNSNQEWLQNTSKYGGHHHHHKEHLINSNNLSGDDLAFDAQRLHDQYSLLLSPKMVSHHAQQTQETRHFIDAWSLGLGGENMADEDGMGSTSNCFVSSNEKLPLSSLTLSMSGGNETIERNENALMASLGTMGSERENAGALRPHWMNHVSGMGSPPGGPLAEVLCLGTASSVKSDSNAASPHGCSTSTTTSS, from the exons ATGCAAGAAAGCTCATCATGTTCACGTTCATGTTCCTGTACTACTAGTactagtagtagtagtagtagtgctgttaattatgatattaacaataataataattatcaatctCCTCAGTTATtgttatcttcttcttcaacttcttgTGAAATATTAACTGCTGGTGGTGGTGCTAGTGGTTGTGGTGGGTCCATATTATGTAACGCAAGCAATCAGGTTGCTTGTATGAGCGATATATACGATGTTGTCGGTGCTGCTTCTAGATCTGGTACCAACAGTGCAGCAGCAGTACTGGCGTCGAAGTCTTTAAGCCCTCCTTCTATTACTGATTCTTTCTTTCACTTTAATTCCTCAGCCTCAGCCTCAGCCTCAG GAGAAatggcagcagcagcagcagctgtGAATTTGAGATTAGCGTTTACTGCTGCTCAGTTGCAAGAACTGGAGAGACAGACATTGATATACAAGTACATGATGGCTTCTGCTCCCATTCCTCATGAACTTCTCTTACCCATAACCAAAAGCCCTTCAACTTCGAGGGTTCTTCCTTCCTGTCAACCAAATA TGGTGCAAGGGTCAATGGAATTAAGATTGTTGAGCAATAATAGCAGCTCGGATCCAGAGCCATGGAGGTGTAGAAGAACAGACGGAAAGAAATGGAGGTGCTCTAGAGATGTGGCTCCTGAACAGAAATATTGTGAGCGCCACTCTCATAAGAGCCGTCCCCGTTCAAGAAAGCCTGTGGAATTACCAGCCCACCGAGGCCACAACAGCAGCCTTCATCAAAGTGTCCACAACAGTACCCTCAACAAGTCTTATCCAAAGTACATGGCCTCTTCTATTGCATTAAGTGAACAACAAGAACAACCAAG CTTGGAATGGTTCATGAAAGGGGAGACAATGCCTGTTGCTAGTAATTCCAACCAAGAATGGCTCCAAAACACCAGCAAATACGGTggccatcatcatcatcataaagAACATCTCATCAACTCAAATAATTTGAGTGGTGATGATCTTGCTTTTGACGCTCAGCGGCTACATGACCAATACTCTTTGTTACTTAGCCCCAAAATGGTTTCCCACCATGCACAGCAAACACAGGAGACTAGGCACTTCATCGATGCTTGGTCGCTTGGACTTGGAGGGGAAAATATGGCCGATGAGGACGGAATGGGCAGCACCAGCAATTGCTTTGTTTCCTCGAATGAGAAGCTGCCACTCTCTTCCCTTACATTGTCAATGTCTGGTGGAAATGAAACTATTGAGAGAAACGAAAATGCTTTGATGGCCAGTCTCGGAACCATGGGATCAGAAAGAGAAAATGCTGGGGCTTTGAGACCCCACTGGATGAACCACGTTTCAGGAATGGGTTCACCACCTGGTGGACCATTGGCTGAAGTATTGTGCCTTGGTACTGCAAGCAGTGTTAAATCAGATTCGAATGCTGCATCTCCTCACGGCTGCAGCACTAGCACCACTACTAGCAGCTAA
- the LOC107176066 gene encoding uncharacterized protein LOC107176066, protein MPEIMFLCETKLKVKQMQEKAKRLRYQNCFAVNREGLGGGLALLWNEEVTVDIKSYSKHHVDAVVHSENGSYWRCTGVYGHPESEKKKHTWELLRRLAQLSSLPWLCVGDFNEVLSLNEKIGGKEKRVNEVNEFRRALRDCDLTDLGSCGYHFTWSNRRFGPHIIEEKLDRFLCNRKWGSFYQEKAASNLTSWSSDHIPIMMEVSRADWLKEGDRNTKYFHSKASARRKKNRIQGIEDENGVWTEDAEVVERLFGDYFTNIFTTSSPSPTQLNAALEAVPVKVSGEMNNQLDQLFTKEEIAEALAQMCPTKAPGLDGLPAAFFQKHWSSVNEGVVSTCLHILNEGGNLTLLNHTFIALVPKVSKPRKVTEFRPINLCNVIYRIVAKTIANRLKIVLNDIISSNQSAFVPNRLITDNIIIGYECLNKIRQSRGSRNGLIAMKLDISKAYDRVEWSFVKGTMQKLGFSVRLVDLVMNCISTASFSVLINGVAKGLIHHQRGLRQGCPFSPYLFIMCAKVFSCLLVRAEGQNLFHGLKFSREISVTHRLFADDSLVFTRASNAECRELKKVFDYYTAASGQIFNYEKSSMFFSSSTSQQLGEEISNIFYLAVVSKHEKYLGLPSMVGRAKISFFNDIKLRVLSKLSSWQSKCFSSGGKEVLIKAVAQAVPAYAMSVFKIPQTLCSDMEKAIARFWWGSTGGKKSIHWSSWNRLCQAKTKGGLGFRDLSCFNQALIAKQGWRILHKPDSLMAKILKAKYFKGAGFMEAKLGSNPSFVWRSILWGRHLLKEGLSLHLEAVVADLIKDGLQWNRERIAQSFSENTSAEILRLPLPRIPQPDTLIWRFDKHGKYSAKSGYQIAVKEKFKEGPSCSDSSKSRWDVVWSNELPEKVKIFMWRAVKNLLPTTSNLWKRKIVVEPVCVRCGCRREDVVHALLECKAVRRVWKKTEFYEDIKMMAQQDILSMIQEVVLKRSKEGREMGKQEDPLSPVARAEAIVESYKRIKYSNDQVALKAPKKKIQAWMPPSEGWYKVNVDAAINFSTQQAGLGVVIRNSRGKIIAAAIKRVPYRGSVVDMEAEAVLFGIQNAFQVNCRPMIIESDSSEAVELSINRKGSLAEIAWTIADIQLFLKHQNPSRIQFVPRVCNALADSLAKLALSFERPALWLENFPENVLLLFSKSV, encoded by the exons ATGCCTGAAATTATGTTCCTCTGTGAAACTAAATTGAAGGTTAAGCAAATGCAAGAGAAAGCAAAGAGGTTGAGATATCAAAACTGCTTCGCAGTTAATAGAGAGGGTTTGGGGGGCGGTTTGGCTTTATTGTGGAATGAAGAGGTTACAGTTGATATCAAGTCTTACAGTAAACACCATGTTGATGCTGTGGTGCATAGTGAAAATGGAAGCTATTGGAGGTGCACGGGCGTTTATGGACATCCGGaatccgaaaaaaaaaaacacacttgGGAGCTGCTGAGAAGGTTAGCACAATTGTCCTCATTACCATGGCTGTGTGTTGGGGATTTTAATGAAGTGTTGAGCTTAAATGAGAAGATTGGGGGAAAGGAGAAACGAGTAAATGAGGTGAATGAGTTTAGGAGAGCATTGAGGGACTGTGATTTGACAGATTTGGGAAGTTGCGGATATCATTTCACTTGGTCAAATAGGAGGTTTGGGCCTCACATAATCGAAGAGAAGCTCGATAGATTCTTGTGCAACAGAAAATGGGGAAGCTTCTATCAGGAAAAGGCAGCTTCGAATTTGACTTCGTGGAGTTCGGACCATATCCCAATTATGATGGAAGT ATCGAGAGCGGATTGGCTGAAAGAGGGTGATAGGAACACAAAATATTTCCATTCAAAGGCTTCAGCtaggaggaaaaaaaacagAATCCAGGGCATTGAAGATGAAAATGGTGTTTGGACTGAAGATGCCGAGGTAGTAGAAAGGCTTTTTGgtgattattttacaaatatttttactacatCAAGCCCATCTCCAACCCAGCTGAATGCAGCTCTTGAAGCTGTGCCAGTTAAAGTTTCAGGGGAGATGAATAATCAATTAGACCAACTGTTCACGAAGGAGGAGATAGCCGAAGCTCTCGCTCAAATGTGCCCCACGAAGGCACCAGGTCTAGATGGTCTTCCGGCGGCCTTTTTCCAGAAGCATTGGAGCTCTGTTAATGAGGGGGTGGTTTCAACATGTCTGCACATCCTAAATGAGGGAGGTAATCTTACTCTTTTGAACCACACCTTTATTGCTTTAGTCCCGAAAGTGTCAAAGCCTAGGAAAGTGACAGAGTTCAGACCAATTAATCTTTGTAATGTCATTTACAGAATTGTCGCAAAAACAATAGCAAATAGACTCAAAATAGTTCTGAATGATATTATATCTTCCAATCAAAGTGCTTTTGTTCCTAATAGGCTTATAACTGATAACATAATCATAGGATATGAGTGTCTAAACAAAATTAGACAGAGCCGAGGGAGCCGAAATGGATTGATAGCTATGAAATTAGATATTAGTAAGGCCTATGATAGGGTGGAGTGGAGTTTTGTTAAAGGAACAATGCAAAAGCTAGGCTTTTCAGTGAGGTTGGTGGATTTGGTTATGAATTGCATCTCCACAGCTAGCTTTTCAGTCTTGATAAATGGAGTGGCAAAAGGTCTCATCCATCATCAACGTGGATTGAGACAAGGATGCCCATTTTCGCCATACCTGTTCATAATGTGTGCTAAAGTATTCTCATGTTTGCTGGTAAGAGCAGAAGGTCAAAACCTATTTCACGGCTTGAAATTCAGTAGAGAGATTTCGGTCACTCATCGTTTGTTCGCAGATGACAGCCTAGTGTTCACAAGAGCTTCTAATGCTGAGTGCAGAGAGCTAAAGAAAGTTTTTGACTATTACACTGCAGCCTCAGGGCAGATTTTCAATTATGAAAAGTCCTCTATGTTTTTCAGTTCTAGTACAAGTCAGCAGCTGGGGGAGGAAATAAgcaacattttttatttggctGTAGTGTCCAAGCATGAGAAATATCTAGGACTTCCTTCGATGGTGGGGAGAGCAAAAATCAGTTTCTTTAACGACATAAAGCTTCGAGTGTTGAGTAAATTATCAAGCTGGCAGAGTAAATGTTTTTCCAGTGGGGGGAAGGAAGTTCTTATAAAAGCGGTGGCTCAAGCGGTGCCCGCTTATGCGATGAGTGTTTTCAAAATCCCCCAAACCCTTTGCAGTGACATGGAAAAGGCTATAGCCAGGTTTTGGTGGGGTTCTACTGGAGGAAAAAAGAGTATTCACTGGTCTAGCTGGAATAGATTGTGCCAAGCAAAAACAAAGGGAGGGCTGGGATTTAGAGatctttcttgttttaatcAAGCGTTAATAGCAAAACAAGGGTGGAGAATTCTTCACAAGCCTGATTCTTTAATGGCGAAAATTCTGAAAGCTAAATACTTCAAAGGTGCTGGATTTATGGAGGCTAAGTTGGGGTCTAACCCCTCTTTCGTGTGGAGAAGCATTCTCTGGGGAAGACATCTGCTAAAAGAGGGATTGAG TCTTCATCTTGAAGCTGTGGTGGCTGATCTGATAAAGGATGGGCTGCAATGGAATAGAGAACGAATAGCTCAAAGTTTCTCAGAGAACACTTCAGCAGAAATCTTAAGACTACCTCTCCCGAGAATTCCTCAACCAGATACTCTGATATGGCGGTTTGACAAGCATGGGAAATACTCAGCTAAGAGTGGCTACCAAATAGCTGTGAaggaaaaattcaaagaaggcCCAAGTTGTTCTGATAGCTCCAAATCACGATGGGATGTCGTCTGGTCCAATGAGCTTCCAGAAAAGgtgaaaatatttatgtgGAGGGCTGTCAAAAATCTGCTTCCAACAACGAGCAACTTatggaaaaggaaaattgTGGTGGAGCCAGTATGCGTAAGATGTGGGTGTAGGAGAGAAGATGTGGTCCATGCTTTGCTGGAATGTAAGGCTGTTAGAAGGGTTTGGAAAAAGACAGAATTTTACGAAGATATAAAGATGATGGCTCAACAAGATATCTTAAGCATGATCCAAGAAGTAGTTTTGAAAAGGAGCAAAGAGGGCAGGGAGATG gGGAAACAAGAGGACCCCCTATCACCAGTTGCAAGAGCAGAAGCCATAGTGGAATCCTACAAGAGGATAAAATACTCAAATGATCAAGTTGCCTTAAAGGCTCCCAAGAAAAAGATTCAGGCCTGGATGCCCCCCTCAGAAGGTTGGTACAAAGTGAATGTGGATGctgcaataaatttttcaacCCAGCAGGCGGGTCTGGGAGTAGTGATCAGGAACTCAAGGGGAAAGATCATAGCTGCAGCTATTAAGAGAGTTCCATATAGGGGTTCGGTGGTTGATATGGAGGCTGAGGCTGTCCTCTTTGGTATTCAAAATGCTTTTCAAGTAAACTGCAGGCCTATGATTATCGAATCAGATTCATCAGAGGCAGTGGAGCT
- the LOC102617283 gene encoding protein IQ-DOMAIN 17: MGKKSGISWFTIVKRAFRSPSKNDNEKRNSRRREDEFELEEEEKKREKRRSLFRKADCTDDVLLQRCEAKMAAISSANTRTTKPMNPILASEQGRAYALAAATAAAAMEIVRHSRPASSNYVREHYAATVIQTSFRGYLARRALRALKGLVKLQALVRGQNVRHQAKLTLKRVQALVRAQDMVRDQRTRFSHEGSRRSLFAETNDFWDSKNLHDIKSRKSMSSNNNASGTITIADWNDHPCTSQGIKEAVMKREKTLAYAFSNQVWRSRRNPSAGDERELDERTKWLDRWMATKQWENSATRASTDRRDHIMKTVETDASRPKYQNQKQPRPPVSIGIASPLHRAQPNLFFHQSPALTPSPCKTKPIQVRLASPRSFLKEQTSFSAAQTPTLNGVAAATSTMPNYMAATESAKAKARSQSAPRQRASTSMLPRERSGSVKKRLSYPAPEPHCCQNSRSSSFKSVPAGCGGYSSGMEQLSNYSSCYAESYGGEISPCPSGSRFSLNLWE, from the exons ATGGGAAAGAAGAGTGGTATCTCGTGGTTCACAATAGTGAAAAGGGCATTTAGGTCCCCTTCTAAAAATGATAATGAGAAAAGAAACAGCAGAAGGAGAGAGGATGAATTTGAGCtggaagaggaagaaaag aaaagagagaaaaggagGTCGCTTTTTCGAAAGGCTGATTGTACAGATGATGTACTATTACAACGATGCGAAGCTAAGATGGCAGCAATTAGTAGTGCTAATACTCGTACAACAAAACCAATGAACCCTATTTTAGCTTCTGAGCAGGGGCGCGCATATGCACTGGCTGCAGCTACTGCGGCAGCGGCTATGGAGATTGTTAGGCACTCTAGGCCAGCTTCCAGTAATTATGTTAGGGAACACTACGCTGCTACAGTTATTCAAACATCTTTCAGAGGCTATTTA GCAAGGAGAGCTTTGCGTGCACTCAAAGGGCTAGTGAAGCTTCAGGCTTTAGTGAGAGGACAAAATGTTCGACATCAAGCCAAGTTAACTCTTAAACGCGTACAAGCTTTGGTTAGAGCTCAAGATATGGTGCGTGATCAACGAACAAGGTTCTCACATGAGGGGAGCAGAAGGTCGTTGTTTGCTGAAACCAACGATTTCTGGGACTCTAAAAACCTTCATGACATTAAAAGTAGAAAGTCAATG TCCAGTAACAACAATGCAAGTGGCACCATTACCATAGCCGATTGGAATGACCATCCATGTACAAGCCAGGGGATAAAGGAAGCTGTTATGAAACGCGAAAAGACACTAGCTTATGCTTTCTCAAACCAG GTATGGAGGTCTCGCAGGAATCCATCAGCGGGTGATGAAAGGGAACTAGATGAGAGAACAAAATGGCTTGATCGGTGGATGGCTACTAAGCAATGGGAAAATAGTGCTACTAGAGCTTCAACTGATAGAAGAGACCACATTATGAAGACCGTAGAAACTGATGCATCCAGGccaaaatatcaaaaccaAAAGCAACCAAGGCCGCCGGTCTCCATTGGCATTGCCTCTCCACTTCACAGGGCGCAACCAAATCTCTTTTTCCACCAATCTCCAGCTCTCACGCCGTCTCCATGCAAAACCAAGCCAATTCAAGTCCGTTTGGCTAGCCCTCGAAGCTTTCTGAAAGAACAAACAAGTTTTTCAGCTGCACAAACCCCTACATTAAATGGGGTTGCTGCTGCAACTTCTACAATGCCTAATTACATGGCTGCCACTGAGTCTGCCAAAGCTAAGGCTCGTTCACAGAGCGCACCGAGGCAGAGGGCATCAACGTCAATGCTGCCGAGAGAGCGAAGCGGGTCAGTGAAGAAACGCCTTTCTTATCCAGCTCCAGAGCCACATTGTTGCCAGAACTCGAGAAGCAGCAGCTTCAAGAGTGTCCCGGCTGGTTGTGGTGGCTATAGTTCTGGAATGGAGCAGCTCTCAAATTACTCTTCCTGCTATGCAGAAAGTTATGGTGGTGAAATTTCTCCATGCCCCTCGGGATCAAGATTTTCTCTCAATCTGTGGGAGTAA
- the LOC102616977 gene encoding uncharacterized protein At5g39865-like — protein MGCASSNLLNQEDELSQLGSSALSQHIVSLTSTTYGLLNVDPPATTPPTRPQRFTLGSILPGEPVRAEVINSWELMSGLGESDNNSLRKAKENPSANSAVIKSVLERFERICPPDGENKVVIYTTTLRGIRKTYEACKAAKSVIENFGVAVSERDVSMDRGFKEELRELMMRRRRRSSSSNNSNNNDNDNSKDEEEAESSVQPLPPVLPRVFVKGRYVGGAEEVLRIVEEGWFGELIEGIPIRKLKGVCQGCADVRFFPCFRCNGSCKLVINMQPRGKTAALRCPDCNENGLVLCPLCS, from the coding sequence ATGGGCTGCGCCTCATCAAATTTGCTAAACCAAGAAGACGAGTTGAGTCAACTCGGTAGCTCGGCGCTGAGTCAGCACATAGTGTCGCTGACTTCCACCACCTATGGCCTCTTGAATGTGGACCCACCGGCGACGACTCCGCCGACCCGGCCACAGAGGTTCACCCTCGGATCCATACTCCCGGGCGAGCCGGTTAGGGCAGAAGTCATAAACTCCTGGGAACTGATGTCCGGTTTGGGGGAGAGCGACAACAATAGCCTGCGGAAAGCCAAAGAAAACCCAAGTGCTAACAGTGCAGTCATCAAGAGCGTATTGGAAAGATTTGAAAGAATATGCCCGCCAGATGGAGAAAATAAGGTGGTGATATACACAACGACATTGAGAGGGATACGGAAGACATATGAAGCATGCAAAGCGGCGAAATCAGTAATTGAAAATTTCGGAGTGGCGGTTAGCGAAAGGGATGTGTCAATGGATCGTGGGTTCAAGGAAGAGTTGAGGGAATTGATgatgaggaggaggaggaggagcagcagcagcaataatagtaataataatgataatgataatagtAAAGACGAAGAAGAAGCAGAGAGTAGCGTGCAACCCCTACCCCCAGTCCTACCCAGGGTGTTCGTTAAAGGGAGGTACGTCGGTGGGGCCGAAGAGGTTTTGAGAATTGTTGAAGAGGGTTGGTTCGGTGAGTTGATCGAAGGCATACCCATCAGGAAGCTCAAGGGGGTGTGTCAAGGCTGTGCTGATGTCAGGTTTTTCCCCTGTTTTCGCTGCAATGGCAGCTGTAAATTGGTCATCAACATGCAACCGCGTGGGAAGACTGCTGCCCTGAGGTGTCCGGATTGTAATGAGAATGGGTTAGTGCTTTGCCCTCTTTGTTCCTGA
- the LOC102629852 gene encoding NAC domain-containing protein 12-like, whose protein sequence is MLEDMNLSINGQSQVPPGFRFHPTEEELLHYYLRKKVAYEKIDLDVIREVDLNKLEPWDIQEKCKIGSTPQNDWYFFSHKDKKYPTGTRTNRATAAGFWKATGRDKIIYSGFRRIGLRKTLVFYKGRAPHGQKSDWIMHEYRLEESNNQQQDIIINIQPSNSSIMGESSESIPEDGWVVCRVFRKKNYQKTLESPRTITSTSVMDSNNKSHMLIGSSNDAVLNQLLLYMGSGSCKMEKVNGGSSSNTTIMNSNDDDDDDMRITLTANINNNNSSITELLQERFMHLPRLELDGPSIPINSTSPFDQDRMLKSCYQTVDDLALTGTAEAAGIGCGASDTTKSTGLNDWVALDRLVASQLNGQVIDSSKQQLSCFSDSNAVFNFCPGDHDHLHNSQRSNQVYNNDNDLWSSFTKSSSSPSSSDPLCHLSV, encoded by the exons ATGCTAGAAGATATGAATCTATCCATTAATGGCCAGTCTCAAGTTCCTCCGGGGTTTCGGTTTCATCCAACGGAAGAGGAACTTCTCCATTACTATCTGAGGAAGAAAGTGGCCTATGAAAAGATTGACCTCGATGTCATTCGCGAAGTTGATCTTAACAAACTTGAGCCTTGGGACATACAAG AAAAGTGCAAAATAGGATCAACGCCACAGAACGATTGGTACTTTTTCAGTCACAAGGACAAGAAATATCCGACAGGGACAAGAACAAACCGAGCAACGGCGGCTGGATTCTGGAAGGCGACCGGCCGAGACAAGATCATTTACAGTGGATTTAGAAGAATCGGATTAAGAAAGACCCTTGTATTTTACAAGGGACGAGCTCCCCACGGACAAAAGTCTGACTGGATCATGCACGAGTACAGACTCGAAGAAAGCAATAACCAGCAGCAAGATATAATCATTAAT ATCCAGCCATCGAATTCATCAATAATGGGAGAGTCGTCGGAGTCCATTCCTGAAGATGGATGGGTGGTTTGCCGAGTATTTAGAAAGAAGAATTATCAGAAAACCCTAGAGAGCCCTAGGACAATAACCTCCACTTCAGTAATGGATTCAAATAATAAGTCGCACATGCTGATTGGTTCCAGCAACGATGCTGTCCTCAATCAATTACTTTTATACATGGGATCAGGCTCTTGCAAGATGGAGAAAGTTAACGGCGGCTCATCATCAAACACCACGATCATGAACAGCAACGATGACGATGATGACGACATGAGAATAACGCTTACTgcaaatatcaataataataactcaaGCATCACCGAGTTACTTCAAGAACGATTCATGCATCTTCCTAGGCTTGAGCTGGACGGCCCATCAATCCCCATCAACAGTACTTCTCCCTTTGACCAAGACCGTATGTTGAAATCTTGCTATCAAACAGTTGATGATTTAGCTCTCACTGGAACTGCTGAGGCTGCAGGCATTGGCTGTGGCGCCTCTGATACAACCAAAAGTACCGGCCTCAATGACTGGGTTGCTCTTGATAGGCTTGTGGCATCTCAGCTTAATGGTCAGGTTATTGACTCATCAAAGCAGCAGCTATCTTGTTTTAGTGACTCTAATGcggttttcaatttttgtccTGGCGATCATGATCATTTACATAATTCACAGAGATCAAATCAAGTCTATAACAACGACAATGATCTGTGGAGCAGCTTCaccaaatcatcatcatcaccgtCATCATCAGACCCATTATGCCACTTGTCGGTATAA